CAAACTCGATCGGGTCTTCCACCGTCAGGATGTGGCCGGACTGGCTCTGGTTGCGGTGTTCCAGCAGGGAAGCCACGGTGGAGCTCTTGCCGCTGCCAGTGGCCCCCACCACGATGATTAGCCCGCGTTTTTGCTGCACCAGGCTTTGCAAGGTATCGGGCAGGTTAAGCTCGGCCAGCGACGGAATGCGCGGCCGAATGAAGCGCACCACCATGGCCACCGTGCCGCGCTGCTTGAAAATATTCACCCGGTAATTGCCCAGTCCCTCAACCAGCCGGCCAAAGTTCATTTCCAGCTCGCGCTCGAAGGTGGCAATTTCGGTTTCATTCATCAGGCTGTAGGCCAGCTGGCGCACGATATCGGCAGACAGCGGCTTGTCATTGATGGGCAGTGTTACGCCGTCTATCTTGATCTGCGGTGGTGCTTCCGCAGTGAAAAAGATGTCACTGGCCTGTTTGTCGGCCATCAGCTTGAAGAATGGCAGCATCAGCATGGTTGGTATTTCCGATACAAATGAATGGGTGTTCTGACAGTACGCTGTCTTTTTTATAGACGTATTGTGCCTGCAGTCGGCGGTGAGCGACAGCGGGCATTAAAAAAGCCCGCTTGCGCGGGCTGTATCTGGTGATGAATCAGGCCTGTCTGGCGACTTCCTGGTCGCGCAGGGCGCGTCGCAGGATCTTGCCGACATTGGTCTTGGGGAGCTCGCTGCGGAACTCCACCATCTTGGGTACCTTATAGCCGGTGAGATTTTCGCGGCAGTGATGAATGATGTCCTTTTCCGTCAGGCTGTCATCCTTCTTCACCACGAATACCTTGACCACTTCGCCGGACTTGTCATCAGGAATGCCGATGCAGGCCACTTCCAGCACGCCGGGGTGGCTGGCAATTACGTCTTCCACCTCGTTGGGGTAGACATTGAAGCCGGACACCAGAATCATGTCCTTTTTGCGGTCCACCAGCTTTACAAAGCCTTCCGGTGTCACCATGGCCATGTCGCCGGTGGCCAGGAAGCCGCGTGCGTCGATCGCCTTGGCGGTTTCGTCAGGACGATTCCAGTAGCCCTTCATCACCTGCGGGCCCTTGATGCACAGCTCGCCCTGCTCGCCCTGTGGCAGGGCCTGGCCATCGGCCCCGCGGATTTCAATATCGGTGGACGGCACCGGCAGGCCGATGGTGCCGTTGTATTCCTTGATGTCCAGCGGATTGATGCAGGCTGCCGGGCTGGTTTCGGTTAGGCCGTAGGCTTCGGCCAGGGTGACGCCGGTCAACTGCTTCCACTTGTCGGCCACGGCTTTTTGCACCGCCATGCCGCCACCCAGTGCCAGGCGCCAGGTGGAAAAGTCCACGGTCTTGAATTCAGGATTGTTCAGCAGGGCATTGAACAGGGTGTTGACCCCGGTGATGGCGGTAACGCGGTATTTCTTGATTTCCTTGATGAAGCCCGGAATATCGCGCGGGTTGGTGATCAGCACATTCAGCGCGCCCAGCTCGGTAAAGATCATCAGGTTCGCCGTCAGCGAAAAGATGTGGTAGAGCGGCAAGGCAGTGATGATGATTTCCTGCCCCTCGCGTGCCACCGGTTTTACCCAGCTGCCGGCCTGCAGCATGTTGGCAATGATGTTGCGGTGAACCAGCATGGCACCCTTGGAAACCCCCGTCGTCCCACCTGTGTATTGCAGAAAGGCAATATCCTCATGGCCGATTTCCACCGGAACGAAGCGCTGGGCGGCACCGGCTGCCAGTACGTCGTTGAAGCGGATGTGGCCGGGGATGTTCCATGGCGGCACCATTTTTTTGATCTTGCGTACCACAAAGTTCACCAGTAGACGCTTGGGAAATCCCAGCATGTCACCGATGGATGCAACGATGACGTGCTTGATCCTGGTGCGCTTGATGACCTCCTCCAGCACGCCGGCAAAGTTTTCCAGGATGACGATGGTTTCCGCACCCGAATCATTCAACTGGTGTTCCAGTTCGCGCGGGGTGTACAGCGGGTTGACGTTGACCACGGTGCAGCCGGCGCGCAGTGTGCCAAATACAGCTACTGGATATTGCAGCAGATTGGGCATCATCACGCCCACGCGATCACCCTTGTGCAACTTGAGGGAGTTTTGCAGGTAGGACGCAAATTGTTCGGTTAGCGTTTGCAGCTCGCCATAGCGCAGGACCTTGTCCATATTGGCCATGGCGGGGCGGTCACGGAATTTGTGAACGCTGCGATCAAACACCTCGACAATCGACTGGAACTGATTGATGTCGATTTCATGTGCTACCCCCGGCTGATAATTCTTTAGCCAAACCTTTTCCATATGTAGGGTTTCTCCATCGTGCTGATACGAGAGTGCCGCGCCTGCAGCAAGTACGGTGGCGAGCATCTTCTATATAATTGTTTCTGAATTTTCGAACGGGCATTGCGCCCCTTCCTATATACCCGAACTCCGTCGGGTTGCGGCTAATTTACAGTATGTAAAAAACTCGCGCAAAGCGCAGGCCGCTGCATGCCGCCCTCGCGGATAGGGTCTTGACAGGCTTCGGTTTTCTTTTTTGCGGGAATGGGTTACAATCGCGATGTTTAGGGATGGGCGTTTCGCCCATTTTTTATTTGTGGAAAGAAGCAATGGATGTTCGTTTGCTGCTGGAAAACACCCTGCCAGGTCTAGGCTATGAGCTGGTCGATTTCGAAATGACCCAGGGTGGCGGTTATCGCGTGTTTATGGACAAGCCTGGTGGCATCACGGTTGAAGACTGTGTGCAGGTTAGTAACCACCTGACCCGTCTGTTCATGGTTGAAAACGTTAATTACGAACGGCTCGAGGTTTCCTCCCCGGGGCTGGATCGTCCTCTCAAGAAAGAGGCCGACTTCGTGCGCTTTGCCGGACAGCTTGCCAAAATCAAGACACGCATGCCGGTTGAGCAGCAAAAGAAGTTTGCCGGTCGTCTTGTCGGGGTTGAAGATGGCGCGGTCAAGCTGGAAGTGGATGGCGGCCGCATCGTGGCAATTGCCCTGACCAATATCGACAAAGCCAGGCTAGAGCCTGAGTTTTGAGCGTAGGCGAGGCCGCGTGCCGCGCACAAGGACAAAAATTCGGAGGAATGCATGAGTCGCGAGATTTTGCTGCTGGTTGATGCCCTGGCAAGCGAGAAGAATGTCAGCAAGGACGTGGTTTTTTCCGCCCTTGAAATGGCACTTGCTTCGGCAACCAAAAAGAAGTTTACCGATGACGAAATGGATGTGCGTGTCGAAATCGACCGTCACACCGGGCAGTACCAGACTTTCCGTCGCTGGACCGTGGTGCAGAACGAGCTGATCGAAAACGAAAGCCGTGAAGTAACCATCACCGACGCGCGCGATGATGATCCGCGCATCGAAGTCGGTGCCGTGATCGAGCAGCCGATGGAAGCAGTCGAGTTCGGCCGCATCGGTGCGCAGACTGCCAAGCAGGTCATCCTGCAGCGCATCCGTGATGCCGAGCGCGAACAACTGCTGAACGAATTCCTGCAGCGTCGTGAACATTTGATCACCGGCACCATCAAGCGCATCGAGCGTGGCAATGCCATCATCGAATGTGGCAAGCTGGAAGCCGTGCTGCCACGCGATCAGATGATTCCGAAGGAAAACCTGCGCGTGGGCGACCGCGTCAAGGCCTTCCTGCTGCGCATCGACCGCATGGGTCGTGGTCCG
The sequence above is drawn from the Aquitalea denitrificans genome and encodes:
- a CDS encoding long-chain-fatty-acid--CoA ligase, translated to MEKVWLKNYQPGVAHEIDINQFQSIVEVFDRSVHKFRDRPAMANMDKVLRYGELQTLTEQFASYLQNSLKLHKGDRVGVMMPNLLQYPVAVFGTLRAGCTVVNVNPLYTPRELEHQLNDSGAETIVILENFAGVLEEVIKRTRIKHVIVASIGDMLGFPKRLLVNFVVRKIKKMVPPWNIPGHIRFNDVLAAGAAQRFVPVEIGHEDIAFLQYTGGTTGVSKGAMLVHRNIIANMLQAGSWVKPVAREGQEIIITALPLYHIFSLTANLMIFTELGALNVLITNPRDIPGFIKEIKKYRVTAITGVNTLFNALLNNPEFKTVDFSTWRLALGGGMAVQKAVADKWKQLTGVTLAEAYGLTETSPAACINPLDIKEYNGTIGLPVPSTDIEIRGADGQALPQGEQGELCIKGPQVMKGYWNRPDETAKAIDARGFLATGDMAMVTPEGFVKLVDRKKDMILVSGFNVYPNEVEDVIASHPGVLEVACIGIPDDKSGEVVKVFVVKKDDSLTEKDIIHHCRENLTGYKVPKMVEFRSELPKTNVGKILRRALRDQEVARQA
- the rimP gene encoding ribosome maturation factor RimP, translated to MDVRLLLENTLPGLGYELVDFEMTQGGGYRVFMDKPGGITVEDCVQVSNHLTRLFMVENVNYERLEVSSPGLDRPLKKEADFVRFAGQLAKIKTRMPVEQQKKFAGRLVGVEDGAVKLEVDGGRIVAIALTNIDKARLEPEF